AGCCAGTCGTCGATCACCATCGCGATGGTGTAGGGCTCGGCCCCGTTCGAACAGGCGACACTCCACGCGCGGAGGTTCGTCACCCCCTGCGCCAGAAGCTCGGGCAGCGCGACGTCGCGTAGATAGTCGAAGTGATAGGGCTCGCGGAAGAAGTCGGTCTTGTTGGTCGTGACCGCGTTGATCAGATACTCGCTCTCGACCTCGATATTGTCCTCGTCGAAAAGATAGTCGCAATAGTCGTCGAGCGTTTCGGCCCCGACCGCGCGCTGGCGGCGGCGCAGCCGGCCCTCAAGCATCGTCTGCTTGCTCGGCGGCATGCGGATGCCCGCGGTCTCGAAGATATATTTGGCGAGCGCGTTGAAATTCTGCCGGCCAATCCGGTCGGTCATCGGTGCGCCCGGATGCGGCGGGGGAACGAAATTCTTCACCTCTGAGCCTCGCTGGAAAGGGCGGCCCGCGCGGTCGCCGAAGCGGTCAGGCGGCGGTCGCCATGGACGACAGTTCGGCCGCCTCGACGTCGGAGAAGATCCGGCCCATGTCGATGAACACGACGAACCCCTCGGCCCGCCTGGCCACGCCCGCGATATAGTCTGACGCCCAGCGGGTCCCGACATCGGGTGCGGGGCCGATCTGCGCGGTGTCCACGGTACTGACGTCGAGCACCCGGTCGACCACGAGCCCGAGCGTCAGCACTCGCGCCCCGAGCGGCACGTCGACGACCAGGATCCGCGTGCTGAGGCTCGGCACCGCCGCCGGCATTCCCAGCCGCAGCCGCAGGTCGACCGTGGTCACGCCCTCGCCGCGAAGGTCGGTGAGGCCGAGCATGAAGCCGGGGCCGTTCGGGATCCGGAAGGGCTCGCGGTAATCGAGGATCTCGCGGACCAGGGTGACGGGGATCGCGAAAGTCTCGGCATCGAGCCCGAAGGTCACGACCTGCAGTTCGCCCCCGCTCATGCCGCCTTGCTTTCGAAGTCGGCGTCCTGCGCATCGGGGCCGCCGTGCGCAAGATCGAGCGCGAAGCCGGTGATCCGGGCCTGCTGGTCGGCGACCGACGGGCCGCGGACCGTCCGCTTGACCTTGGCAGCGGCCTTCGCCGGACGCACCGGCCTCGCCTTGGGCGCGGCCTCGCGCCGCGGCTTGGTCGAGGCGGCGCTCGCCCCGGCGCCCCGGTCGTTGCCGAGCCGGAAGTAGGCGATGCTCCCCTGCAGCTGTTCGGCCTGGCTGGCGAGCAGTTCGGACGTGGTCGAGATCTGCTCGGACGCGCCGGCATTCTGCTGGGTCACCTGGTCGAGCTGCTGGATCGCCTCGTTGATCTGCGAAGCGCCGATGTCCTGCTCGCGGCAGGCGGAGCTGATCTCGAGCACCAGTTCGGCGGTCCGGCGGATATCGGGCACCAGCTTGGCCAGCATCTCGCCCGCGTCGGCCGCGGCCTTGAGCGTGTCGCCCGAGACCGAGCTGATCTCGGCCGCCGCGCTCTGACTGCGTTCGGCAAGCTTGCGGACTTCGGACGCGACCACCGCGAAGCCGCGGCCATGCTCGCCCGCCCGCGCGGCCTCGACCGCGGCGTTGAGCGCGAGAAGGTCGGTCTGGCGCGCAATTTCCTGCACGATGCTGATCTTCTCGGCGATCGTGCGCATTGCCTCCACCGCCTTTTCGACCGCCGCGCCGCTGGCCTCGGCATCGCGCGAGGACTGCCGCGCCATCTTCTCGGTCTGCGCGGCATTGTCGGCATTCTGCCGGATGTTCGCCGCCATCTGCTCCATCGAGGCCGAGGCTTCCTCGGTCGCCGCTGCCTGCTCGGTCGCGCCCTGCGAGACCTGCTCGGAGCTCGCCGACAGCTCCTGGCTGCCCGACGACACGCTGTCCGCCGCCGCGGTCGCATTGCCGACCACCTCGCGCAGCCGGTCGACCATCCGGGTGAGCGCGTGGCCCAACGTGTCATTGGCCGACAGCGGCTGGTGCTCGACCGTGAGGTCGCCGTCGGCGATCCGGTCGGCGAGATCGGCGCTGACCCGCAGGCTGTCGACCAGCGCGTTGATCGCGGTCTTCATCTTCTGGTGATCGCCCTCGCAGACGATCTCCACCCGTTCGGCGAGATCGCCGGTGCTGACCCGATCGAGGATCCGATTGCCTTCGACGATGGGGAGCAGGATCGCGTCGAGCATTCCGTTGATCCCCGCGACCAGCCTGGCGAAATCGCCGACGAACTTCTTGTCCTCGCCGCGTTCGGACAGGTGACCGGCGGTGGCGGCGTCGATCAGGCGCCCGATCTCGCCGGTGATGTCACGCAGGTTGCCGCGCAGCGTCTCGACGGTGTCGTTGATGAACGCCTTCTTGCCCGGGAACTGCTCGAGCGGGGCGTCGAAATTGCCTTCGCCAAACTCCTTGATGCAGGCCATGGCCTTCTTCTTCACCGCGATATGGGCGGCGACCATCTCGTTGACGCCCCGCGCCATGATCGCGAAGTCGCCTTGGAACTTCTCGGCGGGCACGAAGACGTCGATGTTGCCGCGGTCATGCTCGGCGGACATGTGCCGCATCTCGGCGATGATGCCCTTCAAATTCCCGCGGAGGGTCTCGATCGTCTCGTTGATGAAAGCCTTCTTGCCGGGGAGCCGGGCCATCGGCGCCTCGAAATTGCCTTCGCCGAATTCCTTGACGCAGGCCATCGCCAGCTTCTTTACCGCGATGTGCGCCGCGACCATGTCGTTGACCCCGCGCGCGACGATCCCGAAGTCGCCCTTGAACTTCTCGACCGGCACGAAGACGTCGATGTCGCCCTTCTCGTGCTCGGCAGCCATGTGGCTCATCTCGGCGATGATGCCCTTCAAATTACCGCGAAGCGTCTCGATCGTGTCGTTGATGAAGGCCTTCTTGCCGGGAAGCTGGGGCATCGGCGCTTCGAAATTCCCGTCGGCGAACTCGCGCACGCAGGCCATCGCCATCTTCTTCACCGCGATATGGGCCGCGACGAGCCCGTTGGTCTTTTCGGCAATGGCGGCGAGGTCGCCGCGGAACCGCTGCACAGGGATGACGACATCGATGTCGCCCCGCTCATGCTCCGCCAGGACGTGATCGAGGCTGTCGCCAAGCGCGCTGACCGGGTCCAGCGCCTGCTCGAGCAGGTCATTGACCGCGACCAGCACCTCGCGGGTCCGGCCCTTGGCGAGCGACACGTCGGCGCGCTCCGAAAGGCGCCCGTCCGCGAGCGCGCGGCCGACCCGGGCCAGTTCGCCCGTGACGAGATCGGCGGATACCGTGTCGAAGAACCCAAGCGACATGATCCTGCTTCCTTGTGATGGGTCTGAAGAGAGTGAACGGTCCGGGGCTCAGGCCGCCTTTTCGAAGTCGGCATCCTCGGCGTCCGGGCCGCCCTGGCTGAGGTCGAGCGCGAAGCGGGTTACCCGCCCCTGCTGATCGGCGACGCCGCCGGGCTTGCTGCGAGCCTTCGCTCTGGGTTTCGGAGCTGCCTTCTTGACCGGAGCGGCGGTGCGGCGCGCAGGCTGGCCCGCGGCGACAACCTTGGCCGCGGCGACCGCGCCCTCCAGCTGGAAATAGCCAATGCTCGCCTGGAGTTCGCCCGCCTGCTGCGCCAGAAGCTCGGACGTGGTCGAAATCTGCTCGGACGCGCCGGCATTCTGCTGGGTTACCTGGTCGAGCTGCTGGATCGCCTCGTTGATCTGCGAAGCGCCGATGTCCTGCTCGCGGCAGGCGGAGCTGATCTCGAGCACCAGTTCCGCGGTCCGGCGGATATCGGGCACCAGCTTGGCCAGCATTTCGCCCGCGTCGGCCGCGGCCTTCAGCGTGTCGCCCGAGACCGAGCTGATCTCGGCGGCCGCGCTCTGGCTGCGTTCGGCAAGCTTGCGGACTTCGGATGCCACCACCGCGAAGCCGCGGCCATGCTCGCCCGCCCGCGCCGCCTCGACCGCCGCGTTGAGCGCGAGGAGGTCGGTCTGGCGCGCAATCTCCTGCACGATGCTGATCTTCTCGGCGATCGTGCGCATCGCCTGCACCGCCTTTTCGACCGCAACCCCGCTCGCCTCGGCGTCGCGGGCGGACTGGCGCGCCATCTTCTCGGTCTGGGCGGCGTTGTCGGCATTCTGGCGGATGTTGGCGGCCATCTCCTCCATCGAGGCCGAGGCCTGCTCGGTCGCCGCCGCCTGCTCGGTCGCGCCCTGCGAGACCTGCTCGGAGCTGCTCGACAGCTGCTGGCTTCCGGCCGACACGCTGTAGGAGGCGGCCGTCACGTCGCCGACCACCGACCTCAGGCTGTCGACCAGCGCGTTGACCGAATCCTTCATCTTGGCATGGTCGCCGTCGCACTCGATCTCGACCCGTTCGGTCAGGTCACCGGTGCTGACCCGGTCAAGGACGCGATTGCCCTCGAGGATGGGAACCAGGATGGCGTCGAGCATCGCGTTGATGCCCGCCACGAGCTGCGCGAAATTGCCGACGAAGCGGCGGTCTTCGCCGCGTTCGGCAAGATTGCCCGCGGTTGCCGCGTCGATCAGCCGCCCGATCTCATGCGTGATGTCGCGCAGATTGCCGCGCAGCGTCTCGACAGTCTCGTTGATGAAGGCCTTCTTGCCCGGGAACTGCTCGAGCGGCGCATCGAAATCGCCCTCGCCGAAGGCCTTCATGCAGGCCATGGCCTTCTTCTTCACCGCGATGTGCGCGGCGACCATCTCGTTGATGCCGCGCGCGACGATCCCGAAATCGCCCTTGAACTTCTCGGCGGGCACGAAGACGTCGATATCGCCCTTCTCGTGCTCGGCGGCCATGTGGCGCATCTCGGCGATGATGCCCTTCAAGTTCCCGCGAAGCGTCTCGATCGTGTCGTTGATGAAGGCCTTCTTGCCCGGAAGCTGCTCCATCGGCGCCTCGAAATTGCCCTCGCTGAACTCCTTGATGCAGGCCATCGCCATCTTCTTGACCGCGATGTGGGCGGCGACGAGTTCGTTGGTCCGGCGGGCGATGACGGCGGCCTTGCCGGCGAACTGCTCGACCGGAACGACGACCTCGATGTCGCCGCGGGCATGCTCGTCGTGCACATGGGCAATCGCCACGTCGAGCGCGTCGATCGGTTGGACCGCGCGGTCGAGCAGCCGGTTCACGGCCGCGAGCAGCTCCTGGGTCGCGCGATTGGCGCCTTGGCCGTGGGCGCGCTCGGCTATGTCTCCACGCGCCATGGCTGCTTCCAGCCGGACGAGTTCCGCCTGGACGATGCCCGCATTCACGCCGCCAAACCATTCAAGTGACATCGTCTATCGCCTTTCGATGATGGTGCCGCGCAGCCTCTTCCTAGGCCGCCGCCGACAGGTCCGGGACGGCGTGGTTGCCGAGCAGCGGGTCGAAGATCGCGCCGAGATCGGGAAGGACGATCACGCCATCGTCGCGCCGGACCATCGCGCGCAGATAGTCGCGCCGCCAGCGCAGGCCGACCGCAGGCGCAGGCTCGCTCGCCTCGCGACGCAGGGTCGCGACCTCGTGCACCTTGTCGGTCCGGATCCCGATCTGGATCGCTCCGTTGCCCGTTGCGAGCTCGATCACCACGATCCGGCTGTCGACGGTCGGCTCGGTCGCCGGAAAGCCGAACGCCGGTCGAAGGTCTGCGATGGGGATGATCTTGCCGCGGAAGTTGACCACGCTGCCGACCAGCGGGTTGGCGCCCGGCACGGCTGTCTCGGGCAGGAGGTCGAGGATCTCGCGCACCAGCACGGCCTCGACCGCGAAGGTCTCCGAATGGAGATCGAAGGTCAGGACCTCGAGCTCGCCCGCCGGTCCCCAGTTGATGTCGTTGGCTTGGTCCATGGGTCAGGCGACGGCGCGAAGCCGCTCCTCTTGCTGCTGGCCGAGGGCGAGAAGCTGGGCGACGTCGAGGATCAGCGCGACATTGCCGTCCCCGAGGATCGTCGCCCCGGCGAAGATCGCGACGTCACTGTGAACCGGGCTCATCGGCTTGATCACCGTCTGGTGGCTGCCGATGATCTGGTCGACGACGAGGCCGATGCGGTCGGTGCCGGTCGAGATGATCACGATCTTCTGGTGCGGGTCGGGGGCGCTGTTGCCGCCGAACAATTCGCGCAGCCGCATGAACGGGACCAGTTGGTCGCGCAGGGTGATGAGGCTGCGCCCGCGCGAGCGCTGATCCTCCTCGGTGCTGAGCTCGATGCACTCCTCGACCGCCGACAGCGGAATGACATAGCGGGCGGCACCGACGCGGATCAGCAGCCCGTCGATAATCGCGAGCGTCAGCGGGATGCGCAGCGAGATGACCGAGCCTTCGCCCGCGCTGCTCGCAACGTCGATCGTGCCCCGCAGGCTCTCGATCGTCCGCTTGACCACGTCCATGCCGACCCCGCGCCCCGACAGGCTCGTCACCTGCTGCGCGGTCGAGAAGCCGGGATGGAAGATCATCTGCAGGAGTTCGTGATCGCTCGCCGCCTGGCCGGGTTGGAGGAGGCCCTGTGCCTCGGCCTTGGCACGGACCCGGCCGAGGTCGATCCCGCGCCCGTCGTCGCGGATTTCGATGATCACCTCTCCGCCCGCCTGCCTGGCCGACAGCCGGACCTCGCCGGTCGGCGCCTTGCCGGCGGCCGCGCGCTCGTCGGCGCTTTCCAGCCCATGGTCGCAGCTGTTGCGGATGAGGTGGATCATCGGATCCGCCAGCCGTTCCATTACCGTCTTGTCGACCTCGGTGGTCTCGCCTTCGGTGACGAGCTCGATCGCCTTGCCGGTGTCGCGCGCAAGGTCGTGGACCAGCCGGCGGAAGCGGCCGAACAGGCTTGAGACGGGCACCATCCGCAGCACCATCATCGTGTCGCGAAGTTCGCCCGCGAGCCGCTCGATGTCCTCGGAGATGGCATGCAGCGTCTGGTTGGCGGCGCCCGCCCCGCCCTGCGCGAGCTGCGACAGGCGGCTCTGGACGATGACCAGCTCGCCGACCCGGTCCATCAGGAGGTCGAGCCGCTCGGCCGGCACGCGGACGGTGTCGCTCGGCTTGCCGGCCGGTGCGCCCGCATCATTGGCGGGTCGCGGATCGTCGCCCGGGCGCGATGGCGCGGTGGGATCCTCGGCGGCGGCGACCGGCGCGTTCGCAGCGTCTCCGCCCAAGGGCTCGAGGCTCAGCTCCATTTCGTCCATCACGAAGATGAAGACGTCCTCGATGTCGGCGAGCGCGATGTCGCCGTGAAGCTCGACCTCCCAGCCGATGTGGCATTCGGTCGGCACCAGCTCGGCGAGCGGTGGAATGCGGTCGGTGAGCGCGGTGATCCGGCACTCACCCAGCGCCCGCAATTCGTCGAGCAGGATGAGCGGGTTGGTGCCGTTCGCCATCGCATCGACCGGAAGCCGGAAGACCAGCCGCCATCCGGCCTCCGCCGCCTGCGCCGGAGCGCCGCCCGCCGGAGCTTCCTCGAGGACGACCCGCAGGCGTTCGAGGATCGCATCCCCGGCTGCGCCGCCTTCCCCGCTCTGGTCGGTGAGCAAGGTCCGCATATGGTCCTGCGCCGCAAGCACCACCGCGACCAGGTCGCGGGTCGCGGGCACCTGCCGCTTGCGGACCCGGTCGAACGCCGTCTCGCAATGGTGGGTGAAGCCGGCAAGCGCATCGAAGCCGAACATCGCCCCCGAGCCCTTGAGCGTGTGCAGCCCGCGGAAGACCGCGTCGATCAGGTCGCGATCGTCGAGCCGATGATCGAGATCGAGCAACGCCTGCTCGACCTGGTCGAGGAGCTCGTTCGCCTCGGTCAGGAAGGCGGCGATGGGATCGTTTGCGCTCACCGGCCCAGCACCTTGCGCGCGACCCGGATCAGCTGGTCGGCGACGAACGGCTTGACCAGCCAGCCCGTCGCGCCTGCGGCCTTGGCCTCCTGCTTCATCGCATCGGCGCTCTCGGTGGTCAGGAAGATGATCGGCGTCCCGCATTGCGCGGGATCGCGGCGCAGCTCGCGGATCATCGTCAGCCCGTCCATGTTGGGCATGTTCTGGTCGGTGATGATCAGGTCGAATCGGGTCGCGCGCGACTTGTTGAGCCCGTCGAGCCCGTCGCTCGCCTCGGTGACGCTGTAGCCTGCGCCCGTCAGCGCCAGCTTGATCGCCATCCGCAGGCTCGGCGAATCGTCGACGGTGAGGATCGAGGCGCTCATTGCGCGGCTCCGGCGCACCAGAAGTCGCGGTCGGCGTCGATGAAGCCGGCGCGGACCAGCAGGCCCTCCACCGTCTCCGGCACCGCCGATCCCAGCCGCAACTGCTTGCCCTGCTCGGCGGCATGGACCCGCGCCGCGGTCACGATCTGGAGGAAGCTCAGATCGAGTTCGCCCACCTCCGCGAGGTCGAGTGCGACCTCGTCATACTGCGCCAGCGCGTCGCCGACCGCGTCCGCGAACGCCCCCGCGGTCACGACCGTCACCGAAGCCGGTACCTTCACAACCTTCGTCACGCGTCCCTCGCAAAGTCGTCGAAGACGTTCCCCTTGCGAATAGTAGAGCGATCGGGCGACCTCCCCGCCGAGCGACGCAAATATCCCGCCCGCCCCGAGCGCTCGCGTGCTAGGCTCGTGCCCGTGAGCAAGGAGGCAGCAGGCAGCGCGATGGTCGATGGCCACGGGAGGCGCATCAGCTACGTCCGCCTGTCGGTGACCGACCGCTGCGACCTGCGCTGCCGCTATTGCATGGCCGAGCGCATGACCTTCGCGCCGCGGCCCGACCTCCTCACGATCGACGAACTGGCAAAGCTCGGCGACCTGCTCGTCGAGCGCGGCGTGACCCGGATCCGCCTCACCGGGGGCGAGCCGCTGGTCCGGCCGGGCATCGTCGACCTCGTCCGCGCGCTCGGCCGCCGGATCGGCGCGGGACTCGAGGAAGTGACCCTCACGACCAACGGCACGCAGCTGGCTTCGCTCGCGGGGCCGCTGCGCGACGCGGGCGTCCGGCGGATCAACGTCAGCCTCGACACGCTCGACCCCGACCGCTTCCGCCACATCGCCCGGCGCGACGCGCTCGGACCCGTGCTCGAGGGCATCGCCGCCGCCCGCCGCGCGGGGCTCGCCATCAAGATCAACATGGTGGCGCTGCGCGGCCTCAACGAGGCCGAGATCCCCGCCATGCTGCGGTGGTGCGCGGGCGAGGGCCACGACCTCACCCTCATCGAGACCATGCCGCTCGGCACGGTCGCCGACGACCGCACCGACCATTACCTCCCGCTCGATCAGGTCCGGCGGCGGCTCGAGCGGGACTTTACGCTCTCCCCGAGCCTGCACCGCACCGGCGGCCCCGCGCGCTACTATCAGGTCGCCGAACTCGGCTGCCGGATCGGCTTCATCACGCCGTTGAGCGCCAATTTCTGCGACAGCTGCAACCGCATCCGGATCGCCGCGACCGGCACCGTCTACGGCTGCCTCGGCCACGACCAGAAGGTCGAGCTTCGCGATCTCCTCCGTGGCGGGGACGAGGAGGCCGCGAAGGCCGCGCTCGACCGGCTGGTCGCCGGCAAGCCGCGGGCCCACGACTTCCGGATCGACGCGCCCGCCCCCGCCGTCTCACGCCACATGAGCGTCACCGGCGGCTGACCGAGGCGGTGGACCAGGAGCTGATCCTCGCCGTCTGCATGGGCGTCGGCGCTGCACTCTATTCGAGCGTCGGACATGGCGGCGCCTCGGCCTATCTCGCGCTGATGGCCCTGTTCGGGGTCGCGCCGGCGACCATGAAGCCGACCGCCCTCGTCCTCAACCTGCTGGTCGCCTCGCTCGGAGCGCTCCGCTACCTGCGCGCCGGCCTGTTCCGCTGGCGGACCCTGTGGCCGTTCCTGCTCGGCGCCATGCCTTTCGCCTTCCTCGGCGGCGCGCTGAAGCTTCCGGGCGAATGGTATCGGCCGCTGGTCGGCCTCGTCCTCCTCTTCTCCGCCGCCCGCCTCCTCTGGCCGCGCGAGATCCGGGCACTGCGCGAGACCCGCGATCCGCCAATTCCGCTCGCCATCCTGATCGGCGCGGGGATCGGTTTCCTCTCGGGCCTGACGGGCACCGGCGGCGGCATCTTCCTCTCGCCCTTGCTCCTGTTCATGGCGTGGAGCGCGCCCAAGCCCACCTCGGGCGTCGCCGCAGTCTTCATCCTCGCCAATTCGGCCGCCGGACTCCTCGGCAATCTTTCGAGCACAGGCGAGCTTCCCGACGCCCTGCCCCTCTATGCAGGAAGCGTGCTCGTCGGCGCGCTGGTCGGCACCACGCTCGGGATCCGCCTGCCCGCGCCGCTGGTGCTCAAATCGCTGGGGCTTGTCCTCGTCGTCGCCGGCACCAAGCTCCTCGGCCTCTTCTAGAAGTCGAGCACCGGCACCATCGTCCCCGCCGGCACCGGCGCGGTCCCCGGCGCAAGGCGAATGAGCAGCTCGGCCTGCGCCAGCGCCAGCTGCGCCCCGCTGTCCTGCTGCCCGAGCAGCTTTACCGCGCCATCCTCGAGCACCGCGCGCGCGAAAGTCTCGCGTGGCCCCGTCGCCTCGAGCGCGCGCCCGAGCGGTGCCATCCGCCAGCGCAGCGCGTCCCGCGGCTCGCCACCGCTCAAGCCCCGCAGCAGGGGCAACAGGAACAATCGCGCGGTCACCAGCGCCGAGGTCGGATTGCCCGGCAGCCCCAGCACCAGCCGGTGCCCAACGCGGCCCAGCCACACCGGCTTGCCCGGCTTGATCGCGACCTTCGAGAAGATGAGGTCGAGCCCGATTTCGGCGAACATCGTCTTGGCATAATCGCGCTCGCCCACCGACGCGCCGCCGGTGACCACCACGAGGTTCGCCTCCGCCAGCGCCGCCGCA
This genomic window from Sphingomonas rosea contains:
- a CDS encoding chemotaxis protein CheW is translated as MDQANDINWGPAGELEVLTFDLHSETFAVEAVLVREILDLLPETAVPGANPLVGSVVNFRGKIIPIADLRPAFGFPATEPTVDSRIVVIELATGNGAIQIGIRTDKVHEVATLRREASEPAPAVGLRWRRDYLRAMVRRDDGVIVLPDLGAIFDPLLGNHAVPDLSAAA
- a CDS encoding STAS domain-containing protein codes for the protein MTKVVKVPASVTVVTAGAFADAVGDALAQYDEVALDLAEVGELDLSFLQIVTAARVHAAEQGKQLRLGSAVPETVEGLLVRAGFIDADRDFWCAGAAQ
- a CDS encoding response regulator, whose product is MSASILTVDDSPSLRMAIKLALTGAGYSVTEASDGLDGLNKSRATRFDLIITDQNMPNMDGLTMIRELRRDPAQCGTPIIFLTTESADAMKQEAKAAGATGWLVKPFVADQLIRVARKVLGR
- a CDS encoding methyl-accepting chemotaxis protein — encoded protein: MAMACVREFADGNFEAPMPQLPGKKAFINDTIETLRGNLKGIIAEMSHMAAEHEKGDIDVFVPVEKFKGDFGIVARGVNDMVAAHIAVKKLAMACVKEFGEGNFEAPMARLPGKKAFINETIETLRGNLKGIIAEMRHMSAEHDRGNIDVFVPAEKFQGDFAIMARGVNEMVAAHIAVKKKAMACIKEFGEGNFDAPLEQFPGKKAFINDTVETLRGNLRDITGEIGRLIDAATAGHLSERGEDKKFVGDFARLVAGINGMLDAILLPIVEGNRILDRVSTGDLAERVEIVCEGDHQKMKTAINALVDSLRVSADLADRIADGDLTVEHQPLSANDTLGHALTRMVDRLREVVGNATAAADSVSSGSQELSASSEQVSQGATEQAAATEEASASMEQMAANIRQNADNAAQTEKMARQSSRDAEASGAAVEKAVEAMRTIAEKISIVQEIARQTDLLALNAAVEAARAGEHGRGFAVVASEVRKLAERSQSAAAEISSVSGDTLKAAADAGEMLAKLVPDIRRTAELVLEISSACREQDIGASQINEAIQQLDQVTQQNAGASEQISTTSELLASQAEQLQGSIAYFRLGNDRGAGASAASTKPRREAAPKARPVRPAKAAAKVKRTVRGPSVADQQARITGFALDLAHGGPDAQDADFESKAA
- a CDS encoding chemotaxis protein CheW, producing MSGGELQVVTFGLDAETFAIPVTLVREILDYREPFRIPNGPGFMLGLTDLRGEGVTTVDLRLRLGMPAAVPSLSTRILVVDVPLGARVLTLGLVVDRVLDVSTVDTAQIGPAPDVGTRWASDYIAGVARRAEGFVVFIDMGRIFSDVEAAELSSMATAA
- a CDS encoding methyl-accepting chemotaxis protein; translation: MSLEWFGGVNAGIVQAELVRLEAAMARGDIAERAHGQGANRATQELLAAVNRLLDRAVQPIDALDVAIAHVHDEHARGDIEVVVPVEQFAGKAAVIARRTNELVAAHIAVKKMAMACIKEFSEGNFEAPMEQLPGKKAFINDTIETLRGNLKGIIAEMRHMAAEHEKGDIDVFVPAEKFKGDFGIVARGINEMVAAHIAVKKKAMACMKAFGEGDFDAPLEQFPGKKAFINETVETLRGNLRDITHEIGRLIDAATAGNLAERGEDRRFVGNFAQLVAGINAMLDAILVPILEGNRVLDRVSTGDLTERVEIECDGDHAKMKDSVNALVDSLRSVVGDVTAASYSVSAGSQQLSSSSEQVSQGATEQAAATEQASASMEEMAANIRQNADNAAQTEKMARQSARDAEASGVAVEKAVQAMRTIAEKISIVQEIARQTDLLALNAAVEAARAGEHGRGFAVVASEVRKLAERSQSAAAEISSVSGDTLKAAADAGEMLAKLVPDIRRTAELVLEISSACREQDIGASQINEAIQQLDQVTQQNAGASEQISTTSELLAQQAGELQASIGYFQLEGAVAAAKVVAAGQPARRTAAPVKKAAPKPRAKARSKPGGVADQQGRVTRFALDLSQGGPDAEDADFEKAA
- a CDS encoding chemotaxis protein CheA translates to MSANDPIAAFLTEANELLDQVEQALLDLDHRLDDRDLIDAVFRGLHTLKGSGAMFGFDALAGFTHHCETAFDRVRKRQVPATRDLVAVVLAAQDHMRTLLTDQSGEGGAAGDAILERLRVVLEEAPAGGAPAQAAEAGWRLVFRLPVDAMANGTNPLILLDELRALGECRITALTDRIPPLAELVPTECHIGWEVELHGDIALADIEDVFIFVMDEMELSLEPLGGDAANAPVAAAEDPTAPSRPGDDPRPANDAGAPAGKPSDTVRVPAERLDLLMDRVGELVIVQSRLSQLAQGGAGAANQTLHAISEDIERLAGELRDTMMVLRMVPVSSLFGRFRRLVHDLARDTGKAIELVTEGETTEVDKTVMERLADPMIHLIRNSCDHGLESADERAAAGKAPTGEVRLSARQAGGEVIIEIRDDGRGIDLGRVRAKAEAQGLLQPGQAASDHELLQMIFHPGFSTAQQVTSLSGRGVGMDVVKRTIESLRGTIDVASSAGEGSVISLRIPLTLAIIDGLLIRVGAARYVIPLSAVEECIELSTEEDQRSRGRSLITLRDQLVPFMRLRELFGGNSAPDPHQKIVIISTGTDRIGLVVDQIIGSHQTVIKPMSPVHSDVAIFAGATILGDGNVALILDVAQLLALGQQQEERLRAVA
- a CDS encoding sulfite exporter TauE/SafE family protein, with protein sequence MDQELILAVCMGVGAALYSSVGHGGASAYLALMALFGVAPATMKPTALVLNLLVASLGALRYLRAGLFRWRTLWPFLLGAMPFAFLGGALKLPGEWYRPLVGLVLLFSAARLLWPREIRALRETRDPPIPLAILIGAGIGFLSGLTGTGGGIFLSPLLLFMAWSAPKPTSGVAAVFILANSAAGLLGNLSSTGELPDALPLYAGSVLVGALVGTTLGIRLPAPLVLKSLGLVLVVAGTKLLGLF
- the moaA gene encoding GTP 3',8-cyclase MoaA; translation: MVDGHGRRISYVRLSVTDRCDLRCRYCMAERMTFAPRPDLLTIDELAKLGDLLVERGVTRIRLTGGEPLVRPGIVDLVRALGRRIGAGLEEVTLTTNGTQLASLAGPLRDAGVRRINVSLDTLDPDRFRHIARRDALGPVLEGIAAARRAGLAIKINMVALRGLNEAEIPAMLRWCAGEGHDLTLIETMPLGTVADDRTDHYLPLDQVRRRLERDFTLSPSLHRTGGPARYYQVAELGCRIGFITPLSANFCDSCNRIRIAATGTVYGCLGHDQKVELRDLLRGGDEEAAKAALDRLVAGKPRAHDFRIDAPAPAVSRHMSVTGG